The window ACCAGATGGTGCGGGCGGGTGAGACGCTGTTCAGTTATGACGCCAATGGAAATCGTATAAGTGAAACCACAGGAGAAGGAGCGACCTATTTCTCCTATACCTATGACGATATGCTGGCACAGGTGGATAATCCTGATGGTGAATCAACAGCATATGGATATGATGCCTTGAGTCGTCGGATATACAAAGTCGATCAAGAAGGTGATACCACGTCATACCTCTATGACGGGTTGGAGGTGTTGCAGGAGGTTTCCGGGCAAAACAGTCAGAAGATTACCGCATATTATCGAGCTAATGGCCAGATAATCACCAGGCAGGAGTATAATGTTTCGCAGGGCTACAATGGTGCTTACCAGAATCGCCCTGAAGGGTTGCAGATATTTTATACCTATGATGCGCTGGGGAGTCTGGCATCAATTTCCAAGCATAACGGGCAACTGGAGAGTAGATATCGTTACAGTGTGTATGGTAGTTTGTTGCAGGGTGATATGTCTGATAATGTTTATGGTTTTACAGGGAAACGGTTTGATGTTGAGAACGGGACATATCATTTTCACTTCAGGCAGTATGATCCGGTGAATGGGGTTTGGACCACGAAGGATCCCATTGGGGTGTTTGGTGGGGTGAATTTGTATGGGTATTTGGGGAATGATCCGGTTAATTGGATTGATTGGTTGGGGTTGCATAGTTTTGAGGACCAGCCGCAAGGAGCTACAGCTATAACATCTTGTCACGCTTCGGAGAGAGGGGAAACTCCAAGGGCGACATTCGGTGTTTCGGGTACCATAGCTACTGCAACAACAAGTATAGATCAAACTTCTGGGATGACTGATAGTCATTCAACTTCTCATGCTGGATGGTCAGTTGATGTAACTATTGGAGAAAAGGGTACTACAGAGGCAGGCGTTGGTGCCAGGCACATTGGTGTTGGTGCTAATTTTGATAAAGAAGGGAACTTGGTAGGTGTGTCAGGACATGCGGGTTACTCTTGGCCCCCATCATTAGTTTACGGTTCTGTTTCATCTGAAGAAGAACCCTCTGCGAAGGAAGGGTGTGAATAGATATTATTGAGAAATTCCGAGATTACCCGACATTGGCCTAAAGAATACATGTCCCAAATTAAGCCAGATAGCTATTCCAAAAGCCCTACAATGCCGGGTAGTCGGAATTTATCTTAAAAATTGATAAAACAATATATAGGTTATGAGTTTGCAACCGAATAAAAAAAATAGTGGCTCAGGTTCGCCCAAACAAACATTTTTAATTGAAACCACATGTATCTTATCGGTGGCTATATTGTATTTTGTCATTGATAAATTTTTTTTGAGTAATATTGAGGATATTGATTTAAGAAAATGGGTTGGTGCTAGTGTCTTTTTCGCGACTTTGGGGCTTTTACATATTCTTGGGAGCAATGTTCTGAGTTATTTGTACGGGTTGCAGGCAAAGATTGGTCCTGCGATAATAGCCGAACCCAAAAGTCTTAAACTTATTGGATGGATAGTTTTTGTTTTTAGTCTGCTCTTGTTGTTACTTTTATTATCTTATGAGTAAATCTGATTACCCCTAAAGCTCAGCACGTAAAAAATCATTGGTGAGGTGAATTCAAATTGCAAGTGCACCACGCACCTCTTTCCAGAACACTTCATATGGAGTCTGGTAATTGAGACATTTACGTGGCCGATGATTTATTCTCTTTACGGCTTTTGCTATTTCAACTTCAGTAATGCTTCGGAAGTCAGATCCTTTAGGAAAATACTGCCGCAATAGCCCATTGGTGTTTTCATTAGCACCACGTTGCCAAGGTGCATGTGGCTTGGCAAAATACACATCGAGACAAGCATTTTTCTCCAGCAGCTTATACTGGGCAAACTCTGTCCCGTTATCAACAGTTAACGTCTTACGTGCTTTGCGGGGAATATGGCTCAATGCATTTGTGGTTTGCTTCGCTAACCTAGCTGCCTGTTTATCTTGTAATTTCGTTGCCACTAAGTACCGACTTTTACGCTCAACTAGCGTGACGATAAGCCCACTGCTTTTTTGCCCTTCCATTGTATCACCTTCCCAGTCGCCTAGGCGCTGACGGCTTTCTACGATTGGTGGCCTTTGGGTAATGCATTTCCGGTCAGAAAAGCGTCGGCCGGATCCATACCGTTTTTGCCTACGCCGTTTTTTTCGTCCTCTTCTCAGGTTACGGTGGAGTTGTCCACCTGAGTTGGCCTCCAGGTAGATCCAGCGATAGATAGACTCGTGACTGATACGCATCTGCTGATCGTCATGGTAATCAATGCGAATTCGTTGAGAAATTGCCTCAGAAGCAAATAGGGGACAGACCACGTTTTTATCCGTGATTTATCCACGGAATGTGTTAAAAATAACTTATGCCAAGAAGACCACGAATCATACTTCCCGGAACGCCTCTTCATATCATACAGCGTGGCAATAATCGACAAGCCTGCTTCTTCGCTGATGAAGATTATGTTATTTATCTCGATTGGCTGTATGAGTACGCTCGCCAGTCGGGTTGTGCCATTCACGCTTATGTGCTGATGAGCAATCATGTCCACCTTTTGCTGACGCTAAAGCGAAAAGAGAGTGCTGGCAATCTCATGAAGTTACTGGGACAGCGTTATGTGCAGTATATTAATCGAACGTATAAACGCAGTGGTACGCTATGGGAAGGGCGCTTCAGATCAAGCGTTATTCAACAAAATAACTATTTTCTTGTTTGCCAGCGCTATATTGAGATGAACCCAGTGCGTGCAGGAATGGTCAAAAATCCTGTTGAATACAGGTGGTCCAGTTATGGAGTAAATGGGCAGGGTGATTCGTCCAAATTGATAAAGCAGCACCAGATTTATAAAGAACTGGGGCAGGATGCTCAGGAACGTCAATTGGCTTACAGAGAGTTATTCCGTCATGAGTTGGAGCCTGGCGACATCGATAAAATTCGCAAAGCGACCAACGGGAACTTTGTCCTTGGCTCAAGTTGTTTTCAGGAGGAAATCGAAACGATGCTTGGTCGTCGCGTTACCCCTGGCCGGCCAGGCCGTCCTAGAAAACGGATTAGCAAATCCTAAAACGTGGTCTGTCTCGAATGGCGCTAGTTTAAGCCCCTTTTTTAGCTCTATCTTGCTGATAATACACATGTGATTTGGTATAATAGCAGATGGAAAAATCACATCTTGCAAAACCAACACTACCAGGTTTTTACTTACCAAGGCGAGGTCGTAGACCTCACTCCCCCCAAAAAGTTCTAGCTGATAAAATCAACTCAATTAAGCAAAAATCGTTGAAGCAAATTGGGGAGATTTTTAATGGGTATTTTCCTGCCCATCTCTTAAAGCAGGACGTTTCTGGGCCAATGAGTCGGAAGCGATTCTTTACTAAA of the Desulfosediminicola ganghwensis genome contains:
- a CDS encoding IS30 family transposase, yielding MVCPLFASEAISQRIRIDYHDDQQMRISHESIYRWIYLEANSGGQLHRNLRRGRKKRRRQKRYGSGRRFSDRKCITQRPPIVESRQRLGDWEGDTMEGQKSSGLIVTLVERKSRYLVATKLQDKQAARLAKQTTNALSHIPRKARKTLTVDNGTEFAQYKLLEKNACLDVYFAKPHAPWQRGANENTNGLLRQYFPKGSDFRSITEVEIAKAVKRINHRPRKCLNYQTPYEVFWKEVRGALAI
- a CDS encoding transposase codes for the protein MPRRPRIILPGTPLHIIQRGNNRQACFFADEDYVIYLDWLYEYARQSGCAIHAYVLMSNHVHLLLTLKRKESAGNLMKLLGQRYVQYINRTYKRSGTLWEGRFRSSVIQQNNYFLVCQRYIEMNPVRAGMVKNPVEYRWSSYGVNGQGDSSKLIKQHQIYKELGQDAQERQLAYRELFRHELEPGDIDKIRKATNGNFVLGSSCFQEEIETMLGRRVTPGRPGRPRKRISKS